The Tolypothrix sp. PCC 7712 region TGGCATGAGTTTGCCCTCCTAGGAGTTTTATATATTTTTGACCCTAGGAGAAAAAGTTGAGGAACTCGTGAGGAATGGCCAGAATAGACAATTTTTGTGATTAAGTAAGAGGAAAGTAACTTACAGTACTAACAAAACAACCTATGAGGTTGTCGCTGTTCTATGACTCAAACTGATTCTCAACAGCCCATTAAGACTGCGGCTAAGATTCTAGAACTTTACGCAGCGGGAAAACGGAACTTTACTAAGGCGGAACTGGGTAAGGCTAATTTACAGGGGGTTGACATCAAAGGTGTTGACCTCAGCTATGCCGATTTAAATCATGCTAATCTCAGCGGTGCAAATCTTCGAGGTAGCGACTTGAGTTTTGCAGATTTGAGTCGCGCTAATCTCCAAGATACCGACCTGCGGGGTGCTTTGTTATTTTCAGCTAATCTCCGCCAAGCTAATTTAACAGGTGCAAAGTTAGATAAAGCCGATTGCGATCGCAATACTCATTTCCCCAAAGATTTTGACCCAGTTCAAGCAGGTGTGCAAATTAAGGAGGGATAAGAAATACTCGCTTCGAGGAGTAAGTAAGTTAACTGTTGACTGTTAACTGTTAACCGTCAGCAGTCAACAGTCAACACTATTTAAACTTTAAGGACATTCAGTATTTGTACATTGGCGTTGGCAAAGTAGCAAGCCAAACCATGCTTGCGGATCAGTCCATACTTGTAACGCTTGAAATGCATGGTTTTCTAAAACCGAAATTAATGTGGGGATGTGGAATTTTCGGGAGATTTCGGTGCGGATTGTTTCTCCTGCTTGTAAGGAAATTTCTAAATCTAAAGCTTCTAGGAAAACGGTTTGATTAACCAAACTCCGCAGATGCATTTCAATTTGATTGCTTTCTTGATTATAAAAAGC contains the following coding sequences:
- a CDS encoding pentapeptide repeat-containing protein, with amino-acid sequence MTQTDSQQPIKTAAKILELYAAGKRNFTKAELGKANLQGVDIKGVDLSYADLNHANLSGANLRGSDLSFADLSRANLQDTDLRGALLFSANLRQANLTGAKLDKADCDRNTHFPKDFDPVQAGVQIKEG